Proteins encoded by one window of Synechococcus sp. WH 7805:
- a CDS encoding glycosyltransferase, with amino-acid sequence MSPTATYQEILQDGEDVLFATDRHGWVQALERLIHNPQLRSQLAVNAQQRAKALFGQAQGQRFWEELDQNDANAQAPSRRRKQLVINCFFAPQSVGGATRVAQNRVKELLAQENAPDVTVLCVDLSPWQGAPSAGAMPLDIHSWHGARVVRLSVPPKPWDWHFDGEVEAFCRDWFEREGFDAIEAHSMQIITAAPLSVAKEMGIPYTVVLHDGWWLSQLQFLTRDDGTAVDPIDPLSAIDSDAPDASKEAARSRRRDLFALLDGAQERLAVSDTFADLHRRAGVRGMGVRTNTVAQPEEQELKQCRQRKPDDPIEICMVGGMAVHKGYAVFRAAVQQAGLGTKARVTVIDHRLDEGDPSYSLQWGKTPVQFCAPIPMAQMNGFYASQDVLVAPSIWPESFGLVTREALQLGLWVIASDIGALAQPIQDGINGRKVEARNVEQLAKALQETLHIQSNR; translated from the coding sequence GTGAGCCCCACTGCCACGTATCAGGAGATCCTCCAGGATGGCGAGGATGTGCTGTTCGCCACCGATCGCCACGGCTGGGTGCAGGCGCTTGAACGACTGATCCACAACCCCCAGCTTCGCTCCCAGCTGGCCGTCAACGCCCAGCAACGGGCGAAAGCGCTGTTCGGACAAGCCCAGGGACAACGCTTCTGGGAAGAGCTTGATCAGAACGATGCCAACGCCCAAGCCCCGTCTCGACGCCGCAAACAGCTGGTCATCAACTGTTTCTTTGCGCCTCAGTCCGTGGGCGGCGCAACCCGGGTAGCTCAGAACCGAGTGAAAGAGCTTTTGGCTCAGGAGAATGCGCCAGACGTCACCGTGCTGTGTGTGGATCTCTCCCCCTGGCAAGGGGCTCCTTCAGCAGGAGCCATGCCGCTTGATATCCACAGCTGGCACGGGGCCAGGGTCGTACGCCTGAGCGTGCCACCGAAACCCTGGGACTGGCATTTCGATGGTGAGGTCGAAGCGTTCTGCCGCGATTGGTTCGAGCGGGAGGGCTTCGATGCCATTGAAGCTCACTCCATGCAGATCATCACGGCTGCTCCACTGAGCGTGGCCAAAGAGATGGGAATCCCTTACACCGTGGTCCTGCATGACGGCTGGTGGCTCAGCCAGCTGCAGTTTCTGACACGCGACGACGGAACCGCCGTGGACCCAATCGACCCTCTGTCCGCGATCGACAGCGATGCACCCGACGCCAGCAAAGAGGCAGCACGCTCCCGCCGCCGCGATCTCTTTGCCTTGCTCGATGGTGCACAGGAGCGACTGGCTGTCTCCGACACCTTCGCCGACTTGCATCGCAGGGCCGGAGTGCGCGGCATGGGCGTGCGCACCAACACAGTGGCCCAGCCGGAAGAACAGGAATTAAAACAATGCCGCCAACGCAAGCCAGATGATCCCATCGAGATCTGCATGGTTGGCGGGATGGCCGTGCACAAGGGCTATGCCGTCTTCAGGGCGGCCGTGCAGCAGGCCGGTCTCGGCACCAAGGCCAGAGTCACGGTGATCGACCATCGCCTCGATGAGGGCGACCCCAGCTACAGCCTGCAATGGGGCAAAACGCCTGTGCAGTTCTGTGCACCCATTCCAATGGCACAGATGAATGGCTTCTACGCGTCCCAGGACGTTCTGGTCGCACCATCAATCTGGCCGGAGAGCTTTGGCTTGGTCACCCGTGAGGCTCTGCAGCTGGGTCTTTGGGTGATTGCCAGCGATATCGGCGCCCTGGCCCAACCCATCCAAGATGGAATCAATGGCCGCAAAGTGGAAGCCAGGAACGTGGAGCAACTCGCCAAAGCCCTGCAAGAGACCCTCCACATCCA